One genomic window of Medicago truncatula cultivar Jemalong A17 chromosome 1, MtrunA17r5.0-ANR, whole genome shotgun sequence includes the following:
- the LOC11414884 gene encoding uncharacterized protein, which yields MDWQKKSKEFFFNYIAIYTPTRIFHLLTITILTLLLPLSFLLLASLSGAKFYLQIHSQQPLPYLFSFAIHTSPCILYVLVSIVSVATLINGLMGKINLMNDSSNSILLQTRLYMSWKWILLFTFQICVGLGIEASIAAGVFDSDNDVFDDGSSSFGVERSFISRMIFLLGLHETTQIWSRVVVRPVVDDTIFGVGKTERLWIEKVVVAGSLGTLWWWKLREEVENLGVMAETKKDEMMEVGIEEFVGWWLYYLTVTIGMVRIVKGLMWIFMISLCRRRVTQINEVELELSQNDDKV from the coding sequence ATGGATTGGCAGAAAAAATCCAAAGAGTTCTTCTTCAACTATATTGCTATCTACACCCCTACAAGGATTTTCCACCTCCTCACCATCACAATCCTCACCCTTCTCCTCCCTCTATCTTTTCTTCTCTTAGCTAGTCTCTCTGGTGCAAAATTCTACCTTCAAATTCATTCACAACAACCCTTACCTTATCTTTTCTCTTTTGCTATACACACCTCCCCATGTATTCTCTACGTTCTTGTCTCCATTGTAAGTGTAGCTACTTTGATCAATGGTTTGATGGGAAAAATCAACCTTATGAATGATTCATCCAATTCTATTCTTCTCCAAACTCGTCTTTACATGTCATGGAAATGGATTCTTCTTTTCACTTTTCAAATATGTGTTGGTTTAGGAATTGAAGCAAGCATTGCAGCTGGAGTTTTCGACTCCGACAACGATGTTTTTGATGATGGTTCTAGTAGTTTTGGTGTTGAAAGAAGCTTCATAAGTAGAATGATATTTCTTTTGGGACTACATGAAACAACACAAATTTGGTCAAGAGTTGTTGTGAGACCAGTGGTTGATGACACTATATTTGGTGTTGGAAAAACAGAAAGATTATGGATTGAGAAAGTGGTTGTGGCAGGTAGTTTAGGAACATTGTGGTGGTGGAAGTTGAGAGAGGAAGTTGAGAATTTAGGTGTTATGGCTGAAACAAAGAAAGATGAAATGATGGAGGTGGGAATAGAAGAATTTGTTGGTTGGTGGTTGTATTATTTAACTGTTACAATTGGTATGGTGAGGATTGTGAAAGGTCTTATGTGGATTTTCATGATTTCTCTATGTAGAAGAAGGGTAACACAGATTAATGAGGTGGAATTGGAACTGAGTCAGAATGATGACAAGGTGTAA
- the LOC11427646 gene encoding GRAS family protein RAM1, protein MEQENQAIISIPTLKQVQKPPPSSLASLELLKNYGSKFNKQKNKSNVETCASPQKLSTEDIITLAGTKYIQNSSQWHDNNLYIPYGTVLGSLLSEEENKQVELAQFVLAAAERVGCQQFERANMLLSHFHLMNESGNIGSTVQRLLFHFSQALQERINRETGRGKMKLHRSNERNKETELIDKMELDTNIVVKCHQKIPFNQVMQFAGVQAIVEHVASQTKIHLIHLNIGCGVMSTCFMQALVDRKEKPVEILKITAIGFSNKAKLEEIGKSLMSFAESLNIPFLYNIVFVEDAMEIKLDQFDIEYDEAVAIYSPCSLRTMVSNSDGLENLMKVIRKMKPFIMIVLELEANHNSPLFANRFVEALFFYSAFFDCVDTCIKEDYECRVMMEAILSEGIRNIVGLEDEERKVRNVKIDVWRRFFARYRMVETGFSESSIYQANLVTKKFDCGKFCTIDKNGKCLIIGWKGTPIHSISAWKFL, encoded by the coding sequence ATGGAGCAAGAAAATCAAGCTATAatatcaattccaactcttaaGCAGGTGCAAAAGCCACCACCATCTTCATTAGCATCACTTGAGCTATTGAAAAATTATGGAAGCAAGTTcaataagcaaaaaaacaaaagcaatgtTGAAACTTGTGCAAGTCCTCAAAAGTTGTCAACAGAAGATATAATAACACTTGCAGGAACGAAGTATATCCAGAACTCATCACAGTGGCATGATAATAATCTTTACATTCCTTATGGAACTGTTCTTGGAAGCTTGTTGTCGgaggaagaaaataaacaagttgAACTAGCTCAGTTTGTTCTAGCAGCAGCTGAGAGAGTAGGTTGTCAACAATTTGAACGTGCAAACATGTTACTTTCACATTTTCATCTCATGAATGAAAGTGGAAATATTGGAAGCACAGTTCAGAGACTTCTTTTCCATTTCTCTCAAGCCCTTCAAGAGAGAATCAACAGAGAAACCGGACGAGGAAAGATGAAACTGCATAGATCAAATGAGAGAAACAAGGAGACGGAATTGATTGATAAAATGGAATTAGATACTAACATAGTAGTTAAATGTCATCAAAAAATTCCTTTCAATCAAGTAATGCAATTTGCTGGTGTACAAGCTATAGTGGAACATGTTGCATCACAAACAAAAATCCATTTGATTCATCTTAATATTGGATGTGGAGTGATGAGTACATGTTTCATGCAAGCATTAGTAGACCGCAAGGAAAAGCCGGTTGAAATTCTGAAGATCACAGCTATTGGATTTTCTAACAAGGCTAAGTTAGAAGAAATTGGCAAaagtttaatgagttttgctGAATCCTTGAACATACCCTTTTTATATAACATAGTTTTTGTTGAGGATGCTATGGAGATTAAGTTAGATCAATTTGACATTGAATATGATGAAGCTGTTGCTATTTACTCTCCATGTTCACTTAGGACTATGGTATCAAATTCTGATGGCTTGGAGAATTTGATGAAGGtgataagaaaaatgaaaccGTTTATTATGATAGTACTTGAACTTGAAGCAAACCATAATTCACCTTTGTTTGCGAATAGGTTTGTTGAAGCATTGTTCTTTTACTCAGCATTTTTTGACTGTGTTGATACTTGTATAAAAGAGGATTATGAGTGTAGAGTAATGATGGAAGCAATATTATCTGAAGGGATAAGAAACATTGTTGGTttggaagatgaagaaaggaagGTTAGGAATGTGAAGATTGATGTTTGGAGAAGGTTCTTTGCAAGGTATAGAATGGTGGAAACTGGATTCAGTGAGTCTTCAATTTATCAAGCTAATTTGGTTACTAAAAAGTTTGACTGTGGGAAGTTTTGTACTATAGACAAAAATGGGAAGTGTTTAATAATTGGATGGAAAGGGACTCCAATTCATTCAATCTCAGCTTGGAAGTTTCTTTGA